One Halalkalicoccus subterraneus DNA window includes the following coding sequences:
- a CDS encoding ABC transporter ATP-binding protein: MTPAIETEGLTKRYDEEIAVEDLSIAIEPGSVYGFLGPNGAGKTTTMRMLTTLTRPTEGSARVAGVSIENRDELTPHIGYLPDEPPLYDELTGREQLTYITGLRDLPEGEARKRMNDLFERFDLVEGADKRIDSYSTGMRKKLGIMQAVIHRPRVVFLDEPTTGLDPRAARTMRDTIAELAAQEMTILLSTHILPVVDELADAVGVIHDGRLVAEGAPEQLKRRAETGEQRSLEDAFLDITHEAPGAEVPDP; this comes from the coding sequence ATGACGCCCGCGATCGAAACCGAGGGGTTGACCAAACGGTATGACGAGGAGATCGCCGTCGAGGACCTCTCGATCGCGATCGAGCCCGGATCGGTCTACGGCTTTCTGGGCCCGAACGGGGCCGGAAAAACGACGACGATGCGGATGCTCACGACCCTCACTCGGCCGACGGAGGGCTCTGCCCGCGTCGCCGGGGTCTCGATCGAGAACCGAGACGAGCTCACGCCCCACATCGGCTATCTACCCGACGAGCCCCCGCTATACGACGAGCTGACCGGGCGCGAACAGCTCACGTACATCACCGGGCTCCGAGACCTGCCCGAAGGGGAGGCCCGCAAGCGAATGAACGACCTCTTCGAACGCTTCGACCTCGTCGAGGGGGCGGACAAACGGATCGACTCGTACTCGACGGGGATGCGAAAGAAACTCGGCATCATGCAGGCGGTGATCCACCGCCCGCGCGTCGTCTTCCTCGACGAGCCGACGACGGGGTTGGATCCACGAGCCGCCCGGACCATGCGTGACACCATCGCGGAGCTCGCCGCCCAGGAGATGACGATCCTTCTCTCGACGCATATCCTCCCCGTCGTCGATGAACTCGCGGACGCGGTCGGCGTGATCCACGACGGCCGACTCGTCGCGGAGGGCGCACCCGAGCAGCTGAAACGGCGGGCCGAAACCGGCGAACAACGTAGCCTGGAGGACGCCTTCCTCGACATCACTCACGAGGCGCCCGGTGCTGAGGTGCCCGATCCGTAG